TCTATCAACGGGCGCTGGAAATCGAAATGCATAACATGGGATTGAACTTTCACCGGGAATTTGAAATGCCTATCTATTATAAGAAGGAACACATCGGGACCCGCCGTGTCGATTTCCTGGTGGAAGAACAAATTTCAGTCGAATTAAAAGCTATCACTCAATTGGAAGACGTTCATCTGGCGCAAGCTAAAAACTACCTGGAAGCTTATCGTATCGAGGTAGGATTACTCATTAATTTTGGCAGCAAAAGTTTGCAGTTTAAAAGATTGCTTAATTCGAAATACAACGAAACTGTCTGAACCCGGATTACACAGATGAAATTGTCTGAACCCGGATTAACCAGATTAATGGATTACACAGATGAAAAGACACTGCACATAAGCTGCACCAGCTCCAATGATTTTGCAGCACCTCCGAACAAAGCGCCCGTAGAGACGCAATGCTTTGCGGCTCTCTGTCTGAACCTCGATGACACAGATTAATGGATTATGCTGATGAAATCGTCTGAACCCGGATTAACCAGATTGAAGGATTACACAGATTAAAAGACACTGCACATAAGCTGCAGCAGCTCCAATGATTTTGCAGCAGCTTCGAACAAGGCGTTCGTAGAGACGCAATGCTTTGCGGCTCATTTATCTGAACCTGGATTACGCAGATTATTGGATTGCACAGATGAAGAAGCACACATAAGCGACACACCCCCCATTAATTTGCAGCACCTCCGAACAAAGTGCCCGTAGAGACGCAATGCTTTGCGCCTCTCTTGTTTGAATCATAATGACGCAAATGAAAAACCACCGCCCCCAATCTGCGCAATCTGGTTAATCAGCGTAATCCCGGTTCAGACAGTTACTCCATTCTGAAAAACATGAAATGTCCGCGACAGGGATTGATTCATTTTGTTAAATTTGAAAAGAAGCATCAACAGACATACATACATCATAGCCTATGCAAGTCACAATAGATAATGTCAATTACAAAGCCATTATTGCAAGCGATCTTCAACGAGATGGGATTGGAATTGAGCTGCACAATGCCGACAAAAATCAATTCATCGCTGAGATATTTCGAAATGATAAATTGAGAAAAATTCAGTTTAACTCAACCGATTGCCAATTACCCCTTGAAGTCCTAAAACAGTTGATTGAAGAATTTGAAACGTGCATTGGTCGTGAATATCAGGACTAGAAATCAGCTTAGAAACCTCATCATTGCCAAATGAATAAATTAAGCCAACAGGAATATTCAGATATTATTAAAACCGGATTGCTAACTCGATTCCCGGAATTCAAAAGGTTCGTTAGGTATGTCGATGATGTACTCATTATCGAGATACCAAGTCCAATGAAGACGCAGTTGTTCTGGATTTCAACGCAGGATATGGAAATAACAATCGGTTTTGATAATGCAAATGGTGATTGCAGTTGGCATACCCATATGAGTCTGTACGGAGCTTATGAAATAGATGATGAATTAAGAACCTTGATTCACTTGTTGACAGACATTTTCGAGGGAAA
This Prolixibacter sp. NT017 DNA region includes the following protein-coding sequences:
- a CDS encoding GxxExxY protein — its product is MTKTYKYKEITRDIIGAAMEVHKTLGNGFQEVIYQRALEIEMHNMGLNFHREFEMPIYYKKEHIGTRRVDFLVEEQISVELKAITQLEDVHLAQAKNYLEAYRIEVGLLINFGSKSLQFKRLLNSKYNETV